Proteins encoded within one genomic window of Natator depressus isolate rNatDep1 chromosome 1, rNatDep2.hap1, whole genome shotgun sequence:
- the SH3BP1 gene encoding SH3 domain-binding protein 1 — MMKRQFNRMRQQLSHPSITGRSQETAEFLTEDLLQIEQRIEPAKRAAHNVSKKLQACLQGQCGADMDKRVKKLPLMALSMTMAESFKELDTDSCLGRALEMSCFIQSMLAKVLSEFEITLERDVLQPLNKLSEEELPVILKHKKNLQKLISDWNSIKSRLNQAVKNSSNSAGAGPGPGGSSAAIKLENLKEEEEEVKRRVEQCKDEYMADLYHFSTKEDSYANYFIKLLEIQAQYHRKSLESLDTVLAELKETHSQAEPPFSVDTPVSGYYGVPLETHLRTLGREIALPIEACVMMLLASGMREEGLFRLAAGASVLRKLKCSLASGSNALEEFYSDPHAVAGALKSYLRELPQPLMTYELYDDWFKVACFKEPEGRLQSLQDTCSRLPQDNYNNLRYLIRFLAKLAEHQEVNKMTPSNIAIVLGPNLLWSQQSKGDPLQLDMASVSSIQVVGIVEALIQNANTLFPGEIDFNVSGMFTPPTEIKSSEAPPVEEPSPQPLPASTPSLTAGEARRDPEMSSGPVSPKASRTSPEAAGPSADDTARKMKRAAPVRPMVPPPQVQPRTQTPTPQNPPVPESTANPKVFPRRTVSGCMRAPTVPPPLPPQPARRQSRGAPLSPKPTVTPKMPPDTMRDEGSAAGQPPAHSSTETAADCTPEIEGPKEPSSPGGQAGPAALGGGSPDPGRRWGPAPSRAAEHREASHPQLRSHGRAPRPSPIWLRRASGLDSRFRRAVRLPIISPNPASPLSRVGGPRACPSGRGRALIGGGAPPGAEVIPAGESGMAACRRLSGASAREVLGPAQGLLFDCDGVLWAGERAVPGAPELLERLSRSGKASFFVSNNSRRSVSELERRFSRLGFRGVRAEQVFSSALCSALYLRQRLLGAGGGDDACPGPGRVFVLGGEGLRGELREAGLRLAAEGGPAGGKDEPPVRAVLVGYDDQFTFAKLSEACGYLRDPQCLLVATDPDPWHPLSDGQRTPGTGSLTAAVETASGRKAMVVGKPNTYMFDCIVERFHVDPSRILMVGDRLETDILFGKNCGLATVLTLTGVSRLEEAQAYMASESPAAKDLVPNYYVDSIADLIPGLDE; from the exons ATGATGAAGAGGCAATTCAATCGGATGCGGCAGCAGCTCTCCCATCCCAGCATCACGGGACG ATCCCAAGAAACAGCAGAGTTCCTGACTGAAGACTTGCTGCAG ATAGAGCAGAGAATCGAGCCAGCCAAACGGGCAGCGCACAATGTATCCAAGAAGCTCCAGGCATGCCTGCAGGGACAGTGTGGGGCCGACATGGACAAACGAGTG AAGAAGCTTCCCTTGATGGCTCTTTCCATGACTATGGCTGAGAGCTTCAAAGAACTAGACACCGATTCCTGCCTCGG GAGAGCTCTAGAGATGAGCTGCTTCATACAAAGCATGCTGGCCAAAGTCCTGTCTGAGTTTGAAATCACCTTAGAGAGAGACGTCCTACAGCCTCTGAATAAACTGAGTGAG GAGGAGCTGCCTGTCATCCTGAAACATAAGAAGAAtcttcagaagctgatctcgGACTGGAACTCCATCAAAAGCAG GCTGAACCAAGCTGTCAAGAACTCCAGTAACAGTGCTGGTGCTGGCCCTGGCCCCGGGGGGTCGTCCGCTGCCATCAAACTGGAGAACctgaaggaagaggaagaggaggtgaaGCGAAGGGTGGAGCAGTGTAAG GATGAATACATGGCTGACCTCTATCACTTTTCCACCAAGGAGGACAGCTATGCTAACTACTTCATCAAA CTGCTGGAAATCCAAGCTCAGTACCACCGGAAGTCTCTGGAATCCCTGGATACAGTCTTGGCAGAGCTGAAGGAGACCCACAGCCAGGCAG aGCCCCCTTTCTCCGTGGATACCCCAGTGTCGGGGTATTATGGGGTGCCTTTGGAGACGCACCTGAGGACTTTGGGCCGGGAGATTGCCCTTCCTATTGAAGCTTGTGTCATGATGCTGCTGGCGTCAGGCATGAGGGAGGAG GGGCTCTTCAGGTTGGCAGCGGGGGCCTCGGTGCTCAGGAAGCTGAAGTGCAGCTTGGCCAGTGGCTCCAACGCACTGGAGGAATTCTACTCTGACCCACACGCTGTTGCAG GTGCACTGAAATCCTACCTGCGAGAGCTGCCCCAACCCTTGATGACCTATGAACTCTACGATGACTGGTTTAAAGTAGCCTG tTTCAAGGAGCCAGAGGGTCGCCTACAGAGCCTCCAAGACACCTGCAGCCGGCTCCCCCAGGACAACTACAACAACCTGAG GTATTTGATCAGGTTTTTAGCCAAGCTGGCTGAACATCAGGAAGTGAATAAAATGACCCCTAGCAACATCGCCATCGTCCTGGGCCCCAACCTACTGTGGTCACAGCAGAGCAAAGG AGACCCGTTGCAGCTAGACATGGCCTCCGTGTCCTCCATCCAGGTGGTGGGCATCGTGGAGGCCCTGATACAGAATGCCAACACCCTCTTCCCTGGAG agatagaCTTCAATGTTTCGGGCATGTTCACTCCCCCCACGGAAATCAAATCCAGCGAAGCCCCTCCAGTGGAAGAGCCGTCGCCTCAGCCCCTTCCTGCCAGCACTCCCTCTCTAACAGCTGGAGAAGC CAGAAGAGACCCTGAGATGTCCTCTGGACCAGTCTCCCCAAAGGCGAGCAGAACTTCTCCTGAGGCTGCGGGCCCCTCGGCTGATGACACCGCACGCAAAA TGAAGCGAGCCGCCCCAGTCCGACCCATGGTGCCCCCGCCACAGGTGCAGCCTCGAACCCAAACTCCCACACCTCAGAACCCACCTGTGCCTGAGAGCACTGCCAACCCCAAAGTCTTCCCTCGCCGAACGGTGAGTGGGTGCATGCGAGCTCCCACTGTCCCACCTCCGCTTCCACCCCAGCCTGCCAGACGCCAGAGTCGAGGTGCTCCGCTGTCCCCCAAGCCTACAGTGACCCCCAAGATGCCTCCAGACACCATGAGGGATGAGGGCTCTGCAGCTGGCCAACCTCCTGCACATAGCAGTACAGAAACCGCTGCAGACTGCACCCCAGAGATAGAAGGGCCAAAGGAGCCATCATCTCCAGGAGG CCAGGCGGGCCCTGCTGCTTTGGGGGGCGGGTCCCCCGACCCGGGCAGACGCTGGGGGCCGGCGCCCAGCCGGGCGGCTGAGCACAGGGAAGCCTCGCACCCGCAGCTCCGCAGCCACGGCCGggcccccaggcccagccctaTTTGGCTGCGGCGGGCCTCCGGCCTCGACTCCCGCTTCCGCCGCGCTGTCCGCCTGCCAATCATCTCCCCTAACCCCGCCTCTCCATTGTCTCGG GTGGGCGGGCCGCGGGCTTGCCCATCAGGCCGAGGGCGCGCGCTGATAGGCGGCGGCGCTCCGCCCGGCGCTGAGGTCATTCCCGCGGGAGAAAGCGGCATGGCGGCCTGCCGGCGGCTGAGCGGGGCGAGCGCGCGGGAGGTGCTGGGCCCGGCGCAGGGGCTGCTGTTCGATTGCGACGGGGTGCTGTGGGCTGGCGAGCGGGCGGTGCCCGGCGCGCCCGAGCTGCTGGAGCGGCTGAGCCGCAGCGGGAAGGCCTCGTTCTTCGTCAGCAACAACAGCCGGCGCTCGGTCTCCGAGCTGGAGCGGCGCTTCAGCCGCCTGGGCTTCCGCGGCGTGCGGGCCGAGCAGGTCTTCAGCTCCGCGCTCTGCTCCGCGCTCTACCTGCGCCAGCGCCTGCTGGGGGCCGGCGGCGGCGACGACGCCTGCCCCGGGCCCGGCCGGGTCTTCGtgctgggcggggaggggctgcgcggggagctgcgggaggccggGCTGCGCCTGGCCGCTGAGGGCGGCCCGGCCGGCGGGAAGGACGAGCCGCCGGTGCGCGCCGTGCTGGTCGGCTACGATGATCAGTTCACCTTCGCTAAGCTGTCTGAGGCCTGCGGCTACCTGCGCGACCCACAGTGCCTGCTGGTGGCCACCGACCCCGACCCCTGGCACCCGCTCAGCGACGGGCAGCGCACCCCGG GGACAGGGAGTCTCACAGCTGCAGTGGAAACAGCCTCGGGGCGCAAGGCGATGGTGGTGGGGAAGCCGAACACGTATATGTTTGACTGCATTGTAGAGCGCTTTCATGTGGACCCTTCCCGCATCCTCATGGTGGGCGATAGGCTGGAGACGGATATCCTGTTCGGCAAGAATTGTGGGCTTGCCACGGTCCTGACTCTGACTGGTGTGTCCCGTCTGGAGGAGGCACAGGCCTACATGGCCAGCGAGAGCCCTGCTGCAAAGGACCTGGTGCCCAACTACTATGTAGACAGCATTGCAGACTTGATACCAGGCCTGGATGAGTAG